In Burkholderia sp. WP9, a genomic segment contains:
- the ybeY gene encoding rRNA maturation RNase YbeY: MSRAPKLTLNLQFPAAKAWPEHKALLPRATVAGWIKAALFADGELTVRFVDAEEGRTLNRTYRGKDYSTNVLTFAYAESEDDPVTGDLILCCPVVEKEAAEQGKPLVAHYAHLLVHGTLHAQGYDHEVEEEAEEMEAIETEILGKLGFPDPYQ, from the coding sequence ATGAGCCGCGCCCCGAAACTGACGTTGAACCTGCAATTCCCCGCTGCCAAGGCCTGGCCGGAACACAAGGCGCTGCTGCCGCGCGCCACCGTGGCCGGCTGGATCAAGGCGGCGCTCTTTGCGGACGGTGAACTGACCGTGCGTTTCGTCGACGCCGAAGAAGGCCGCACGCTGAACCGCACCTATCGCGGCAAGGATTATTCGACCAACGTGCTGACCTTCGCCTACGCCGAGTCGGAAGACGATCCGGTGACGGGCGACCTGATCCTGTGCTGCCCGGTGGTCGAGAAGGAAGCCGCCGAGCAGGGCAAGCCGCTCGTCGCGCACTACGCGCATCTGCTCGTGCACGGCACGCTTCACGCCCAGGGCTACGACCACGAAGTCGAGGAAGAAGCCGAGGAAATGGAAGCGATCGAAACGGAAATCCTCGGCAAGCTCGGGTTTCCCGATCCGTACCAGTAG
- a CDS encoding PhoH family protein, giving the protein MKTTQQHLEFTAPREDNARLANLCGPLDENLRQIEQALDVTLQRRGHRITIRGRGAKFALTALEKFYDNSQKPLSVDDIQLALVEVRQPARHRANGNGHGTEAIDPRFPGNPDHPFDQPADAVDDDVEELGPKLYTRRADLRGRTPAQREYLKQIISHDVTFGIGPAGTGKTYLAVACAVDALERDQVKRIVLTRPAVEAGERLGFLPGDLAQKVDPYLRPLYDALYDLLGFDKTAKMFERQMIEIAPLAYMRGRTLNHAFIILDEAQNTTPEQMKMFLTRIGFGSKAVVTGDTTQVDLPRGHKSGLIEAQQVLADVRGIALTRFTSADVVRHPLVARIVEAYDAHSQKTASPADSR; this is encoded by the coding sequence TTGAAGACCACTCAGCAGCATCTGGAATTCACCGCACCGCGTGAAGACAACGCGCGGCTCGCCAACCTCTGCGGCCCGCTCGACGAAAATCTGCGCCAGATCGAGCAGGCGCTCGACGTGACGCTGCAACGCCGTGGCCACCGCATTACGATTCGTGGACGCGGCGCGAAATTCGCGCTCACCGCGCTCGAAAAGTTCTACGACAACTCACAGAAGCCGCTGTCGGTCGACGACATCCAGCTCGCGCTCGTTGAAGTGCGTCAACCGGCACGGCATCGCGCGAACGGCAACGGACACGGCACGGAAGCGATCGACCCGCGTTTCCCGGGCAATCCGGATCATCCGTTCGACCAGCCCGCCGACGCCGTGGACGACGACGTCGAAGAACTCGGCCCGAAGCTGTACACGCGGCGCGCGGATCTGCGCGGCCGCACGCCGGCGCAGCGCGAGTATCTGAAGCAGATCATCTCGCACGACGTGACCTTCGGCATCGGCCCGGCCGGCACCGGCAAGACCTATCTGGCGGTGGCCTGCGCGGTGGACGCGCTGGAGCGCGATCAGGTCAAACGCATCGTGCTGACGCGTCCGGCTGTGGAAGCGGGCGAGCGTCTCGGCTTCCTGCCGGGCGATCTGGCGCAAAAGGTCGATCCGTATCTGCGTCCTTTGTACGACGCGCTGTACGACCTGCTCGGCTTCGACAAAACCGCCAAGATGTTCGAGCGGCAGATGATCGAAATCGCGCCGCTCGCGTACATGCGCGGCCGCACGCTGAACCACGCGTTCATCATTCTCGACGAGGCGCAGAACACCACGCCCGAACAGATGAAAATGTTCCTCACGCGGATCGGCTTCGGTTCGAAAGCGGTCGTAACCGGCGACACGACCCAGGTCGACTTGCCGCGCGGCCACAAGAGCGGTCTGATCGAAGCACAGCAGGTGCTCGCCGACGTACGCGGCATCGCGCTCACACGCTTTACGAGTGCGGACGTGGTGCGGCATCCGCTGGTCGCGCGAATTGTGGAGGCGTACGATGCGCATTCGCAGAAAACCGCCAGTCCGGCGGATTCGCGCTAA
- the miaB gene encoding tRNA (N6-isopentenyl adenosine(37)-C2)-methylthiotransferase MiaB, which yields MTKKVYVKTFGCQMNEYDSDKMVDVLGAAEGLVKTDTPEDADVILFNTCSVREKAQEKVFSDLGRVRELKEANPNLIIGVGGCVASQEGASIVARAPYVDLVFGPQTLHRLPQMIDKRRESGRAQVDITFPEIEKFDHLPPARVDGPSAFVSIMEGCSKYCSYCVVPYTRGEEVSRPLDDVLTEIAGLADQGVREVTLLGQNVNAYRAGLTLGSSEIADFATLIEYVADIPGIERIRYTTSHPKEFTQRLIDTYAKVPKLVSHLHLPVQHGSDRILMAMKRGYTVLEYKSVIRKLRAIRPDLSLSTDMIVGFPGETEEDFDKMMALVHEMKYDTSFSFIYSPRPGTPAANLHDDTPREVKLKRLQHLQATIEENVQRISDSMVGKIERILVERPARKDPNELAGRTENNRVVNFPAPVASHARLIGQMVDVKIVKAYPHSLRGELVLVHDDAPATTH from the coding sequence ATGACCAAGAAAGTTTATGTAAAGACCTTTGGCTGCCAGATGAACGAGTACGACTCCGACAAAATGGTCGACGTACTCGGCGCGGCTGAAGGACTCGTCAAGACCGATACGCCGGAAGACGCGGACGTCATTCTGTTCAACACGTGCTCGGTGCGCGAAAAGGCCCAGGAAAAAGTTTTCTCCGACCTCGGCCGCGTGCGCGAGCTGAAAGAAGCGAATCCGAATCTGATTATCGGCGTGGGCGGCTGCGTGGCGAGCCAGGAAGGCGCGTCGATCGTTGCGCGCGCACCGTATGTCGATCTGGTGTTCGGCCCGCAAACGCTGCACCGTCTGCCGCAAATGATCGACAAGCGCCGCGAAAGCGGCCGCGCGCAAGTGGACATCACGTTCCCGGAAATCGAAAAGTTCGATCACCTGCCGCCAGCTCGTGTGGACGGCCCGAGCGCATTCGTGTCGATCATGGAAGGCTGCAGCAAGTACTGCAGCTATTGCGTCGTGCCGTACACGCGCGGCGAAGAAGTGTCCCGTCCGCTGGACGACGTGCTGACCGAAATCGCCGGCCTTGCCGATCAGGGCGTGCGCGAAGTCACGCTGCTCGGCCAGAACGTGAACGCCTACCGCGCCGGTCTCACGCTCGGTTCGTCGGAAATCGCCGACTTCGCCACGCTGATCGAATACGTCGCGGATATTCCGGGCATCGAACGGATTCGCTACACCACGTCGCATCCGAAAGAATTCACGCAGCGCCTGATCGACACCTACGCGAAGGTGCCGAAGCTCGTCAGCCACCTGCATCTGCCCGTGCAGCACGGCTCGGACCGCATCCTGATGGCCATGAAGCGCGGCTACACGGTACTCGAATATAAATCGGTGATCCGCAAGCTGCGCGCGATCCGCCCCGACCTGTCGCTCTCCACGGACATGATCGTCGGCTTCCCCGGTGAGACGGAAGAAGACTTCGACAAGATGATGGCGCTCGTGCACGAGATGAAGTACGACACCAGCTTCTCGTTCATCTACAGCCCGCGCCCCGGCACGCCGGCCGCGAATCTGCACGACGACACGCCGCGTGAGGTGAAGCTCAAGCGTCTGCAGCATTTGCAGGCCACCATCGAGGAAAACGTGCAGCGCATTAGCGATTCGATGGTCGGCAAGATCGAGCGCATTCTGGTCGAGCGCCCGGCGCGCAAGGACCCGAACGAACTCGCGGGCCGCACCGAAAACAACCGGGTGGTGAATTTCCCGGCGCCGGTCGCGTCGCACGCACGGCTGATCGGCCAGATGGTGGACGTGAAAATCGTCAAAGCGTACCCACATTCGCTCCGTGGCGAGCTCGTGCTGGTGCATGACGACGCACCGGCCACGACCCACTGA
- a CDS encoding LysR family transcriptional regulator, with the protein MDNLGDIRLFVEAAQQGSLSAAGRKMGLTPAAASARLAKLEAGLKARLFERTTRQLRLTDEGRLYLNCCRQALQSLDDAEAALQAGQGVVRGKVRVSATSDFGRNLLMHWLDEFNALYPEVTFALTLSDSLSNLVQEDIDLAIRFGVPQDSSLVARKLAPNRRVLCASPDYIARKGEPKDPHDLANFDCIVLGTASGPVNEWRFTRGDEVQHYTVPFETARETNDGAVAREWALRGYGIVIKSMWDVEADLRADGLKILLPEWRYPDAPLHALYHRNRFMAPRVRVLLDFLSERFARVSDELEGLLGLPPEPAGRKAAAETASREGL; encoded by the coding sequence GGCGCAGCAAGGCAGCCTGTCGGCGGCGGGCCGCAAGATGGGCCTGACGCCGGCCGCCGCTAGCGCGCGCCTCGCCAAGCTCGAAGCCGGCCTCAAAGCGCGCCTGTTCGAACGCACCACCCGTCAACTCCGACTCACCGACGAAGGCCGCCTGTACCTGAATTGCTGCCGTCAGGCGCTGCAATCGCTCGACGACGCCGAAGCCGCGCTGCAAGCCGGCCAGGGCGTCGTGCGCGGCAAGGTACGGGTGTCGGCCACCTCGGACTTCGGCCGCAATCTGCTGATGCACTGGCTCGACGAGTTCAACGCGCTCTATCCGGAAGTGACCTTCGCGCTGACGCTCTCGGACTCGCTGTCGAACCTGGTGCAGGAGGATATCGATCTGGCGATCCGCTTCGGCGTGCCGCAGGACAGCTCGCTGGTCGCCCGCAAGCTGGCGCCGAACCGCCGCGTGCTGTGCGCGTCGCCGGACTACATCGCGCGCAAGGGCGAACCGAAGGATCCGCACGATCTGGCGAATTTCGACTGCATCGTGCTCGGTACCGCATCCGGGCCGGTGAACGAATGGCGGTTCACGCGCGGCGACGAGGTGCAGCACTACACCGTGCCGTTCGAAACCGCCCGCGAGACCAACGACGGCGCGGTGGCCCGCGAATGGGCGCTGCGCGGTTATGGCATCGTGATCAAGTCGATGTGGGACGTGGAAGCCGACCTGCGCGCCGACGGCCTGAAAATCCTGCTGCCGGAATGGCGTTATCCGGATGCGCCACTGCACGCGCTCTACCATCGCAACCGCTTCATGGCGCCGCGTGTGCGCGTGCTGCTCGATTTCCTGAGTGAACGCTTCGCGCGGGTGTCGGATGAACTGGAAGGGTTGCTGGGCTTGCCGCCTGAGCCGGCGGGCCGCAAGGCGGCCGCGGAAACCGCATCGCGCGAAGGGCTATAA